The Bdellovibrio sp. ZAP7 DNA segment TTCGCGCCAACCACTGCTGGTGTCATCATTTGTACAACTTCCTTCGCGCCACCCTCAACATCACGCTCAACAGTTACGTTTTCGCCGTTGAAAGCGAATTTAGAAACCACAGTCGTGTGAGGTACGTTTAAGAATTCAGCCATCATTTGGCTTACAGAAGAAGCGTTGTCATCAATCGCAAGCTTGCCGGTGAAAATGATTTTCATTCCGCCCTCAGCTTTGATCACTTCAGCAAGTGCTTTCGCAGTTGAGAAGTTATCTAGACCTTCCCCGTTGATTACGATGGCTTCGTCAGCACCCATAGCAAGCGCTGTACGCAAAGATTCTACAACACGCGCTTTAGGACCGGCGCTTAAAACCCAAACTTGAGAGCCTGGATTTGCGTCGCGAAGCTTGTTAGCTTCTTCGACTGCGTATTCGTCGTAAGGGTTCATAACCCATTTAATCCCCGCCGTATCGATACCGGTTTGGTCGGGAGAGATTTTGATTTTAGTTTCAGTGTCTGGCACCTGTTTGATGCACACGAAAATCTTCATATTTTTACCCCGTTTTTAGAGGACCAGTTCTATCGCAGATGATTTCAGAGGCAAAACTAAATCCTCAAAGTCTAACATGTTGCGAAACATGACAGGGGTCATGGACAAATCAAACCCCCGAGGAGTAAGTTAATTAAAAACTTAATGAGAATATAAAGCTATCACACAAGGGGTTTCACACCATGTTTGGATTTCTCGGAACGACTGTCGGGAAAAAGTACTTAATGGGAATCACTGGTCTTATTTGGGCGGGTTTCGTGCTTGCTCACATGGCCGGAAACATGCTCATTTTCGTAAGTCACGACGCCTACAATGCTTATGGCCACGCACTTACCAGCGGTAAAATCATCTACGTTGCCGAACTAGTTCTGGTGCTGGCGTTGATCACCCACGTGTTTATGGCGATTTCTTTGACGAAAAACAATCGCGAAGCCAAAGGCCAAAAATACGCTGTGGCGGCTAAGGGCGCAAAAAGAGTTTCCCTGGCTTCACGAACAATGGCGATTCAGGGTTCATTGATTCTGGTTTTCGTTATTCTTCATTTGATCACTTTCAAGTACGGTCAACATTATGAGACCAACGTAAACGGCGTTCCCATGCGTGATCTGGCGAAATTGATGGAAGAGGTTTTCCAACAACCAGGCTATGTGGTTTGGTATGTGGTTGCCTTGATTCTGTTGGGTTTCCACTTGAAGCACGGTGTGGGCTCCACTTTCCAATCTTTGGGTTTGATGGAAGGCACTTATCGTAACGTTTGGGCTAAGCTAAGTATCGGTTACGGAATTATCGTAGCCCTTGGTTTTATCTCTCAACCTCTTTACCTCTTCCTCACTCTCTAAGGAGCACACGTCATGGCTAACATTTTAGATAGCAAAATTCCAAGTGGTGCGATTGAAGACAAATGGGAAAAAGCCAAGTTTGAAAACAAACTTGTAAACCCTGCGAATAAAAGAAAACACTCTGTGATCGTTGTAGGGACTGGCTTGGCTGGTGCTTCTGCAGCGGCTTCCCTGGGTGAGCTTGGTTATAAAGTAAAAGCATTCTGCGTGCATGAATCCCCTCGCCGCGCCCATTCCGTGGCCGCTCAAGGTGGTATAAATGCTGCTAAAAATTATCAAAACGATGGTGACTCCACTTACCGTCTTTTCTACGACACTGTTAAGGGTGGTGACTTCCGTGCACGTGAAGCAAACGTTTACCGTTTGGCTGAAGTGTCAGCGAACATCATCGACCAAATGGTTTCTCAGGGTGTTCCTTTTGCCCGTGAATACGGCGGTACACTAGCAAATCGTTCATTCGGTGGTGCGCAAGTTTCCCGTACGTTCTATGCCCGCGGTCAAACAGGTCAGCAGCTTTTGTTGGGTGCTTACTCGCAAATGATGAGACAGGTTGACGCTGGAACGGTTGAACTTCGCTACCGTCGCGAAATGCTGGATCTTGTTGTTATCGACGGAAAAGCACGCGGTATCATCGTTCGTAACTTGCTAACAGGTGAAATCGAAGCGCACGAAGCCGATGCGGTTATCATCGCTTCTGGCGGCTACTCAAACGTGTTCTTCCTTTCTACGAATGCGATGAACTGTGCGGTTACGGCTGCATGGAAAGCCCACAAACGTGGCGCTTATTTCGCAAATCCTTGCTACACGCAAATTCATCCAACATGCATCCCAGTTCACGGGGAAAATCAGTCAAAACTTACCTTGATGTCTGAATCTCTTCGTAATGACGGTCGTGTATGGGTTCCAAAAGCCGTGGGTGACAAACGTCATCCAAACGACATTCCAGAAAATGAACGCGATTACTACTTGGAGCGCGTTTACCCATCATTTGGGAACCTGGCTCCTCGTGACGTGGCTTCTCGTCAGGCGAAATATGCTTGTGATGAAGGTCGTGGCGTAAATGAATCTGGTAAAGCAGTTTACTTGGATTTCGCTGATTCTATTAAACGCCTTGGCGAAGATAAAATTTCTGAGCGTTACGGCAACTTGTTTGAAATGTACGA contains these protein-coding regions:
- a CDS encoding electron transfer flavoprotein subunit beta/FixA family protein: MKIFVCIKQVPDTETKIKISPDQTGIDTAGIKWVMNPYDEYAVEEANKLRDANPGSQVWVLSAGPKARVVESLRTALAMGADEAIVINGEGLDNFSTAKALAEVIKAEGGMKIIFTGKLAIDDNASSVSQMMAEFLNVPHTTVVSKFAFNGENVTVERDVEGGAKEVVQMMTPAVVGANKGLNMPRYASLPGIMKAKKKVIKEIEFSSLNIPATDIKVKYSGMTLPADKPAVKMLSGDSSAQAAELVKLLRDEAKVL
- a CDS encoding succinate dehydrogenase cytochrome b subunit, yielding MFGFLGTTVGKKYLMGITGLIWAGFVLAHMAGNMLIFVSHDAYNAYGHALTSGKIIYVAELVLVLALITHVFMAISLTKNNREAKGQKYAVAAKGAKRVSLASRTMAIQGSLILVFVILHLITFKYGQHYETNVNGVPMRDLAKLMEEVFQQPGYVVWYVVALILLGFHLKHGVGSTFQSLGLMEGTYRNVWAKLSIGYGIIVALGFISQPLYLFLTL
- a CDS encoding fumarate reductase/succinate dehydrogenase flavoprotein subunit, encoding MANILDSKIPSGAIEDKWEKAKFENKLVNPANKRKHSVIVVGTGLAGASAAASLGELGYKVKAFCVHESPRRAHSVAAQGGINAAKNYQNDGDSTYRLFYDTVKGGDFRAREANVYRLAEVSANIIDQMVSQGVPFAREYGGTLANRSFGGAQVSRTFYARGQTGQQLLLGAYSQMMRQVDAGTVELRYRREMLDLVVIDGKARGIIVRNLLTGEIEAHEADAVIIASGGYSNVFFLSTNAMNCAVTAAWKAHKRGAYFANPCYTQIHPTCIPVHGENQSKLTLMSESLRNDGRVWVPKAVGDKRHPNDIPENERDYYLERVYPSFGNLAPRDVASRQAKYACDEGRGVNESGKAVYLDFADSIKRLGEDKISERYGNLFEMYEKITGDNPYKRPMMIYPAPHYTMGGLWVDYNLQSTIPGCFVAGEANFSDHGANRLGASALMQGLADGYFVVPYSIGNYLGGTKLNKVTTNDDAFKAAVDGVKKEISTLVNIKGNRTVDSFHKELGNIMWENCGMGRNAAGLKKALEEIPKVREEFWQNVRIPGDPNYLNVELEKAGRVADFLELGELMCRDALEREESCGGHFREEHQDNGEAKRDDTNFCHVAAWEYTGDMKTSVRHKEELTFENVHLATRSYK